AGGTAATACTGCATCATTCGGATAATAGTTTCAAAGATAAATCCGCAAAACACAACAATGGTAATCATGGCAAAGATAACCACCAGTGCTTGTGGCAGCTCTTCGGTTTTTGCAACCTGACCTTTTTCACGCGCTTCACGAAGCTTTTTCTCAGTTGGCTCCTCGGTCCTACCTTCATCCTCAGCAGCAAAAAGCTGAAGGTCAAATACTATCGCACTTGTAAATGTAAGCGATAGTTGTTGAGTATCTATGTCATCATACCATTTCATACCGGCCAGTACTTTATTACCTTTACAATGAATTGAAAAGTCCTTTCTAACGAAACATTCATAACCCTGACTATCAATGGCGAAATAAGAATCATCATCCCAAAAGCCACTGCAATCTTGAACGGGAATCCTAACATCATAATATTCATCTGTGGTGCTGCCTTGGCTAAAATTCCAAGGCTCACTGAAACAAGAAAGACTGCTGCTATTACCGGCAGTGAAATTTTAAGAGCTATCACAAACATACCGCTGAATGAATGAGCCAAAAATTTTAAAAAAGCCTGAATGCTTTCACCTTTAAGTGCAAATGCTGGTGCCAACTCATAAGAGTGAAAAATTGCTTTAATCATGAAATGGTGGCCATTAA
The genomic region above belongs to Spirochaetota bacterium and contains:
- the fliR gene encoding flagellar biosynthetic protein FliR, giving the protein MTAMMVIAPFFSSGAIPLLMRGALSFFVSLVIFPVLSISNAALTGNMGVYYLMVIQEIIIGLYIGFLVSVVFSAFQLSGQYFAVQIGFGINEVIDPLAQISIPLVGQLKNIIGLLVFLAINGHHFMIKAIFHSYELAPAFALKGESIQAFLKFLAHSFSGMFVIALKISLPVIAAVFLVSVSLGILAKAAPQMNIMMLGFPFKIAVAFGMMILISPLIVRVMNVSLERTFQFIVKVIKYWPV